The proteins below are encoded in one region of Penicillium psychrofluorescens genome assembly, chromosome: 4:
- a CDS encoding uncharacterized protein (ID:PFLUO_006036-T1.cds;~source:funannotate), protein MIIDDVRKLKAASEEHSRVASKQTAMLSQVMSALELEMPPDSSEEPDAPAKDGLINMVEIYLRSSEQTKQEPSLPTYRRTSEQVTNAPRFDDWQPSDPTTTLPGSDNSQPFDRRTYDPETGTHSTFQTVDIIAAPIGSRIAGRYIVPPFASRIREKLDGLSKIFRK, encoded by the coding sequence ATGATCATCGATGATGTTCGAAAACTAAAGGCGGCGTCCGAGGAACATTCTCGTGTGGCGTCGAAGCAAACCGCCATGCTAAGCCAGGTAATGAGTGCTCTTGAGTTGGAGATGCCTCCAGATTCGTCAGAAGAGCCCGACGCTCCGGCTAAAGATGGCCTAATTAACATGGTCGAAATTTATCTGCGATCATCCGAGCAGACAAAGCAAGAACCGTCACTGCCGACATATAGGAGAACTTCGGAACAAGTCACCAATGCCCCTCGTTTTGATGATTGGCAACCATCTGATCCAACTACGACTCTTCCTGGCTCTGACAACAGTCAACCATTTGATCGGCGTACCTATGATCCCGAGACAGGTACTCATAGTACCTTCCAAACTGTTGACATTATCGCCGCTCCCATTGGTTCTCGCATTGCTGGCCGTTATATTGTTCCTCCTTTTGCGTCACGGATACGGGAGAAGCTCGATGGTCTGAGTAAAATCTTTCGCAAATAG